Proteins from a single region of Paramormyrops kingsleyae isolate MSU_618 chromosome 9, PKINGS_0.4, whole genome shotgun sequence:
- the clcn1b gene encoding chloride channel protein 1 isoform X1, whose translation MHPGGGGCVQMLEAAPFPGSEIRGGSLRKDGLRAGWCVRVQRHGRIIYIGLYGEYKEQLGSGAQREATTRLLTEKQWGGHVGDTPMAPLTPSHPQPVAMETGAPSSGLSNTPPAKKPQPYSVCRECVARIQKYLITKLGEDWIFLVLLGFTMALVSWSMDYASARSLQVYKWMYRELRENVLLQFLAWVTYPMVLIIFSSLFCHLVAPQSVGSGIPEIKTILRGVILKEYLTLKAFVAKVIGLTASLGSGMPLGKEGPFVHIASICAAVLSRFMSLFSGVYENPYAYTDILTVGCAVGVGCCFGTPLGGVLFSIEVTSTSFAVRNYWRGYFAATFSAFIFRVLAVWNKDAVTITALFRTNFRMEFPFDLQELPAFAIIGISCGFLGAFFVFLNRQVVLVMRKQNALTRFLTKHRLLYPAVVTLVIASLTFPPGFGQFMAGELMPREAINSLFDNYTWTKIWGSPLPPGLGRSTAWLHPQVNVFFIIILFIVMKFWMSAVATTMPIPSGSFMPVFVLGAAFGRLVGEIMATLFPNGILFDGMVYRILPGGYAVIGAAAMSGAVTHTVSTAVICFELTGQISHILPMMVAVILANMVAQGLQPSLYDSIIQIKKLPYLPELGLGHISKYNIFVEDIMVKKVKFVSSRSTYRELKSLLQSTSLKTLPLVESEDSMILLGSVETADLQVISDWWLSNERRLLCQGRGLASRVSWESFAFVDEEAGEETRDRSTSVQEEQNGPLPPPKPQEPLASHPVPNQGPPRALRNTFLHFFFPCADRHSDAQAYRTPSLVDTMTPEEIKAWEEAELDKQIDIEQLRVDPSPFQLVEKTSLHKTHALFSLLGISHAYITSIGKLVGVVALKELQKAIEGSTRSGVRLRPPLASFREASRKAKKPAQAPSAPSSPKDGWKEGSRRDPNDGTGAGGAGAGGGTSGDGTPVAERGPVSPQTSPTSSLSIALSALRPTLKRKRDVEKQSEEEQI comes from the exons ATGCatccggggggtgggggatgcgTTCAGATGTTGGAGGCAGCACCGTTTCCTGGTAGCGAGATTCGAGGTGGCAGTCTGCGTAAAGACGGCCTTCGTGCAGGATGGTGTGTGAGAGTTCAGAGGCATGGACGGATCATATATATAGGT ctttATGGTGAGTACAAGGAGCAGCTAGGCAGTGGGGCTCAGAGGGAAGCCACCACCCGACTGCTGACAGAGAAGCAAtggggggggcatgtgggggACACGCCCATGGCACCGCTCACCCCCAGCCACCCCCAgcctgttgccatggagacagGAGCCCCATCTTCGGGACTCAGCAACACCCCCCCAGCGAAGAAGCCGCAGCCGTACTCCGTATGCCGAG AGTGTGTGGCGCGGATACAGAAGTACCTCATCACCAAACTGGGAGAGGACTGGATCTTCCTGGTTTTGCTAGGCTTCACCATGGCTTTGGTCAGCTGGTCCATGGACTACGCCAGTGCCAGGAGTCTGCAAG TGTATAAGTGGATGTACCGGGAGCTGCGGGAGAACGTGCTGCTGCAGTTCCTGGCCTGGGTCACCTACCCCATGGTCCTCATCATCTTCTCCTCCCTCTTTTGCCATCTGGTCGCACCCCAGTCTGTCG GGTCCGGAATCCCAGAGATAAAGACCATCCTCCGAGGGGTGATCCTGAAGGAGTACTTGACCCTCAAGGCCTTTGTGGCCAAAGTGATTGGCCTGACTGCCAGCCTAGGGAGCGGCATGCCCCTGGGCAAGGAG gGTCCCTTTGTTCACATCGCCAGCATCTGCGCTGCCGTGCTCAGCCGGTTCATGTCACTCTTCTCGGGTGTGTATGAG AATCCTTATGCCTACACAGACATCCTCACAGTGGGCTGCGCTGTGGGGGTGGGCTGCTGCTTTGGAACACCCCTTGGAG GAGTGTTGTTCAGTATTGAGGTTACATCTACCTCTTTCGCTGTGAGGAATTACTGGAGGGGATATTTTGCTGCCACCTTCAGTGCCTTCATATTCCGAGTGCTGGCCGTGTGGAATAAAGATGCCG TTACCATCACCGCTCTCTTCCGCACCAATTTCCGGATGGAGTTTCCCTTCGACCTTCAGGAGCTGCCAGCGTTTGCCATTATTGG CATCTCTTGCGGATTTCTCGGTGCCTTTTTCGTTTTCCTGAATCGCCAAGTGGTGCTGGTGATGAGAAAACAGAATGCCCTGACCCGCTTCCTGACCAAACA CCGACTGCTTTACCCTGCCGTGGTGACCTTAGTTATCGCATCGCTGACCTTTCCCCCTGGATTTGGACAGTTCATGGCcggagag TTAATGCCGAGAGAAGCAATTAACTCCCTGTTTGATAATTACACCTGGACCAAAATCTGGGGCTCCCCTCTCCCGCCCGGCCTTGGCCGCTCGACGGCATGGCTGCACCCCCAAGTCAATGTCTTTTTCATCATCATTCTCTTCATTGTCATGAAG TTCTGGATGTCTGCTGTTGCCACGACGATGCCCATCCCATCAGGTTCCTTCATGCCGGTCTTCGTCTTGg GAGCAGCATTTGGTAGATTAGTGGGTGAGATCATGGCTACCCTCTTCCCCAACGGCATCCTCTTTGATGGCATGGTGTACCGTATCCTGCCAGGAGGATACGCAGTCATCG GGGCCGCTGCCATGTCAGGGGCTGTCACCCACACGGTGTCCACAGCAGTGATCTGCTTCGAGCTGACAGGTCAGATCTCTCACATCCTGCCCATGATGGTGGCTGTCATTTTGGCCAACATGGTGGCCCAAGGGTTGCAGCCCTCGCTGTACGACTCCATCATTCAGATCAAGAAGCTGCCTTACCTCCCAGAGCTGGGATTAGGGCACATCAG CAAGTACAACATCTTTGTGGAGGATATTATGGTGAAGAAAGTGAAGTTCGTTTCCTCAAGGTCCACATACAGAGAGCTTAAAAGCCTGCTGCAGTCCACATCACTGAAAACTCTCCCGCTGGTCGAATCAGAGG ATTCAATGATCCTTCTGGGCTCGGTTGAGACGGCAGACCTTCAGGTGATCTCTGATTGGTGGCTCTCAAATGAGCGCAGGCTCCTCTGCCAGGGCCGAGGACTGGCATCCAGGGTCAGCTGGGAATCATTCGCCTTCGTGGACGAGGAGGCAGGGGAAGAGACGAGAGACAGG AGCACCTCTGTGCAGGAGGAGCAAAACGGGCCCCTCCCACCTCCTAAACCCCAGGAGCCGCTAGCTAGCCACCCAGTTCCCA ACCAAGGCCCCCCGCGGGCTCTGAGGAACACCTTCCTGCATTTCTTCTTCCCGtgtgcagacagacacagcgATGCGCAG gcatACAGAACACCTTCTCTTGTGGATACAATGACGCCAGAAGAG ATCAAAGCCTGGGAGGAAGCGGAGCTGGACAAGCAAATAGACATCGAGCAGCTCCGTGTGGACCCCTCCCCTTTCCAGCTGGTGGAGAAGACCTCCCTGCACAAG ACTCACGCCCTGTTCTCCCTGCTGGGCATCAGTCACGCTTACATTACCAGCATTGGGAAGCTAGTTGGAGTCGTTGCCCTGAAGGAG CTCCAGAAGGCCATCGAGGGCTCCACCCGCAGTGGGGTGCGCCTACGCCCCCCGCTGGCCAGTTTCCGTGAAGCCAGTCGAAAGGCTAAGAAGCCAGCCCAGGCTCCCTCTGCCCCTTCCTCCCCGAAGGACGGCTGGAAAGAGGGTTCCAGGAGAGACCCCAATGATGGTACAGGTGCAGGAGGTGCGGGGGCGGGAGGGGGTACTTCTGGTGATGGGACACCGGTCGCTGAGAGGGGACCGGTAAGTCCCCAGACATCCCCCACATCCTCCTTGTCCATCGCTCTATCAGCTCTCCGACCTACCCTGAAGCGGAAGAGGGATGTGGAGAAACAAAGTGAGGAAGAGCAAATCTAG
- the clcn1b gene encoding chloride channel protein 1 isoform X5: MAADAPQRKALRYQQTLLYGEYKEQLGSGAQREATTRLLTEKQWGGHVGDTPMAPLTPSHPQPVAMETGAPSSGLSNTPPAKKPQPYSVCRECVARIQKYLITKLGEDWIFLVLLGFTMALVSWSMDYASARSLQVYKWMYRELRENVLLQFLAWVTYPMVLIIFSSLFCHLVAPQSVGSGIPEIKTILRGVILKEYLTLKAFVAKVIGLTASLGSGMPLGKEGPFVHIASICAAVLSRFMSLFSGVYENPYAYTDILTVGCAVGVGCCFGTPLGGVLFSIEVTSTSFAVRNYWRGYFAATFSAFIFRVLAVWNKDAVTITALFRTNFRMEFPFDLQELPAFAIIGISCGFLGAFFVFLNRQVVLVMRKQNALTRFLTKHRLLYPAVVTLVIASLTFPPGFGQFMAGELMPREAINSLFDNYTWTKIWGSPLPPGLGRSTAWLHPQVNVFFIIILFIVMKFWMSAVATTMPIPSGSFMPVFVLGAAFGRLVGEIMATLFPNGILFDGMVYRILPGGYAVIGAAAMSGAVTHTVSTAVICFELTGQISHILPMMVAVILANMVAQGLQPSLYDSIIQIKKLPYLPELGLGHISKYNIFVEDIMVKKVKFVSSRSTYRELKSLLQSTSLKTLPLVESEDSMILLGSVETADLQVISDWWLSNERRLLCQGRGLASRVSWESFAFVDEEAGEETRDRSTSVQEEQNGPLPPPKPQEPLASHPVPNQGPPRALRNTFLHFFFPCADRHSDAQAYRTPSLVDTMTPEEIKAWEEAELDKQIDIEQLRVDPSPFQLVEKTSLHKTHALFSLLGISHAYITSIGKLVGVVALKELQKAIEGSTRSGVRLRPPLASFREASRKAKKPAQAPSAPSSPKDGWKEGSRRDPNDGTGAGGAGAGGGTSGDGTPVAERGPVSPQTSPTSSLSIALSALRPTLKRKRDVEKQSEEEQI, translated from the exons ATGGCTGCAGATGCACCGCAAAGGAAGGCTCTGAGATACCAACAGACCCTG ctttATGGTGAGTACAAGGAGCAGCTAGGCAGTGGGGCTCAGAGGGAAGCCACCACCCGACTGCTGACAGAGAAGCAAtggggggggcatgtgggggACACGCCCATGGCACCGCTCACCCCCAGCCACCCCCAgcctgttgccatggagacagGAGCCCCATCTTCGGGACTCAGCAACACCCCCCCAGCGAAGAAGCCGCAGCCGTACTCCGTATGCCGAG AGTGTGTGGCGCGGATACAGAAGTACCTCATCACCAAACTGGGAGAGGACTGGATCTTCCTGGTTTTGCTAGGCTTCACCATGGCTTTGGTCAGCTGGTCCATGGACTACGCCAGTGCCAGGAGTCTGCAAG TGTATAAGTGGATGTACCGGGAGCTGCGGGAGAACGTGCTGCTGCAGTTCCTGGCCTGGGTCACCTACCCCATGGTCCTCATCATCTTCTCCTCCCTCTTTTGCCATCTGGTCGCACCCCAGTCTGTCG GGTCCGGAATCCCAGAGATAAAGACCATCCTCCGAGGGGTGATCCTGAAGGAGTACTTGACCCTCAAGGCCTTTGTGGCCAAAGTGATTGGCCTGACTGCCAGCCTAGGGAGCGGCATGCCCCTGGGCAAGGAG gGTCCCTTTGTTCACATCGCCAGCATCTGCGCTGCCGTGCTCAGCCGGTTCATGTCACTCTTCTCGGGTGTGTATGAG AATCCTTATGCCTACACAGACATCCTCACAGTGGGCTGCGCTGTGGGGGTGGGCTGCTGCTTTGGAACACCCCTTGGAG GAGTGTTGTTCAGTATTGAGGTTACATCTACCTCTTTCGCTGTGAGGAATTACTGGAGGGGATATTTTGCTGCCACCTTCAGTGCCTTCATATTCCGAGTGCTGGCCGTGTGGAATAAAGATGCCG TTACCATCACCGCTCTCTTCCGCACCAATTTCCGGATGGAGTTTCCCTTCGACCTTCAGGAGCTGCCAGCGTTTGCCATTATTGG CATCTCTTGCGGATTTCTCGGTGCCTTTTTCGTTTTCCTGAATCGCCAAGTGGTGCTGGTGATGAGAAAACAGAATGCCCTGACCCGCTTCCTGACCAAACA CCGACTGCTTTACCCTGCCGTGGTGACCTTAGTTATCGCATCGCTGACCTTTCCCCCTGGATTTGGACAGTTCATGGCcggagag TTAATGCCGAGAGAAGCAATTAACTCCCTGTTTGATAATTACACCTGGACCAAAATCTGGGGCTCCCCTCTCCCGCCCGGCCTTGGCCGCTCGACGGCATGGCTGCACCCCCAAGTCAATGTCTTTTTCATCATCATTCTCTTCATTGTCATGAAG TTCTGGATGTCTGCTGTTGCCACGACGATGCCCATCCCATCAGGTTCCTTCATGCCGGTCTTCGTCTTGg GAGCAGCATTTGGTAGATTAGTGGGTGAGATCATGGCTACCCTCTTCCCCAACGGCATCCTCTTTGATGGCATGGTGTACCGTATCCTGCCAGGAGGATACGCAGTCATCG GGGCCGCTGCCATGTCAGGGGCTGTCACCCACACGGTGTCCACAGCAGTGATCTGCTTCGAGCTGACAGGTCAGATCTCTCACATCCTGCCCATGATGGTGGCTGTCATTTTGGCCAACATGGTGGCCCAAGGGTTGCAGCCCTCGCTGTACGACTCCATCATTCAGATCAAGAAGCTGCCTTACCTCCCAGAGCTGGGATTAGGGCACATCAG CAAGTACAACATCTTTGTGGAGGATATTATGGTGAAGAAAGTGAAGTTCGTTTCCTCAAGGTCCACATACAGAGAGCTTAAAAGCCTGCTGCAGTCCACATCACTGAAAACTCTCCCGCTGGTCGAATCAGAGG ATTCAATGATCCTTCTGGGCTCGGTTGAGACGGCAGACCTTCAGGTGATCTCTGATTGGTGGCTCTCAAATGAGCGCAGGCTCCTCTGCCAGGGCCGAGGACTGGCATCCAGGGTCAGCTGGGAATCATTCGCCTTCGTGGACGAGGAGGCAGGGGAAGAGACGAGAGACAGG AGCACCTCTGTGCAGGAGGAGCAAAACGGGCCCCTCCCACCTCCTAAACCCCAGGAGCCGCTAGCTAGCCACCCAGTTCCCA ACCAAGGCCCCCCGCGGGCTCTGAGGAACACCTTCCTGCATTTCTTCTTCCCGtgtgcagacagacacagcgATGCGCAG gcatACAGAACACCTTCTCTTGTGGATACAATGACGCCAGAAGAG ATCAAAGCCTGGGAGGAAGCGGAGCTGGACAAGCAAATAGACATCGAGCAGCTCCGTGTGGACCCCTCCCCTTTCCAGCTGGTGGAGAAGACCTCCCTGCACAAG ACTCACGCCCTGTTCTCCCTGCTGGGCATCAGTCACGCTTACATTACCAGCATTGGGAAGCTAGTTGGAGTCGTTGCCCTGAAGGAG CTCCAGAAGGCCATCGAGGGCTCCACCCGCAGTGGGGTGCGCCTACGCCCCCCGCTGGCCAGTTTCCGTGAAGCCAGTCGAAAGGCTAAGAAGCCAGCCCAGGCTCCCTCTGCCCCTTCCTCCCCGAAGGACGGCTGGAAAGAGGGTTCCAGGAGAGACCCCAATGATGGTACAGGTGCAGGAGGTGCGGGGGCGGGAGGGGGTACTTCTGGTGATGGGACACCGGTCGCTGAGAGGGGACCGGTAAGTCCCCAGACATCCCCCACATCCTCCTTGTCCATCGCTCTATCAGCTCTCCGACCTACCCTGAAGCGGAAGAGGGATGTGGAGAAACAAAGTGAGGAAGAGCAAATCTAG
- the clcn1b gene encoding chloride channel protein 1 isoform X8 codes for MPKGTTARELYGEYKEQLGSGAQREATTRLLTEKQWGGHVGDTPMAPLTPSHPQPVAMETGAPSSGLSNTPPAKKPQPYSVCRECVARIQKYLITKLGEDWIFLVLLGFTMALVSWSMDYASARSLQVYKWMYRELRENVLLQFLAWVTYPMVLIIFSSLFCHLVAPQSVGSGIPEIKTILRGVILKEYLTLKAFVAKVIGLTASLGSGMPLGKEGPFVHIASICAAVLSRFMSLFSGVYENPYAYTDILTVGCAVGVGCCFGTPLGGVLFSIEVTSTSFAVRNYWRGYFAATFSAFIFRVLAVWNKDAVTITALFRTNFRMEFPFDLQELPAFAIIGISCGFLGAFFVFLNRQVVLVMRKQNALTRFLTKHRLLYPAVVTLVIASLTFPPGFGQFMAGELMPREAINSLFDNYTWTKIWGSPLPPGLGRSTAWLHPQVNVFFIIILFIVMKFWMSAVATTMPIPSGSFMPVFVLGAAFGRLVGEIMATLFPNGILFDGMVYRILPGGYAVIGAAAMSGAVTHTVSTAVICFELTGQISHILPMMVAVILANMVAQGLQPSLYDSIIQIKKLPYLPELGLGHISKYNIFVEDIMVKKVKFVSSRSTYRELKSLLQSTSLKTLPLVESEDSMILLGSVETADLQVISDWWLSNERRLLCQGRGLASRVSWESFAFVDEEAGEETRDRSTSVQEEQNGPLPPPKPQEPLASHPVPNQGPPRALRNTFLHFFFPCADRHSDAQAYRTPSLVDTMTPEEIKAWEEAELDKQIDIEQLRVDPSPFQLVEKTSLHKTHALFSLLGISHAYITSIGKLVGVVALKELQKAIEGSTRSGVRLRPPLASFREASRKAKKPAQAPSAPSSPKDGWKEGSRRDPNDGTGAGGAGAGGGTSGDGTPVAERGPVSPQTSPTSSLSIALSALRPTLKRKRDVEKQSEEEQI; via the exons ATGCCCAAGGGGACTACAGCACGGGAG ctttATGGTGAGTACAAGGAGCAGCTAGGCAGTGGGGCTCAGAGGGAAGCCACCACCCGACTGCTGACAGAGAAGCAAtggggggggcatgtgggggACACGCCCATGGCACCGCTCACCCCCAGCCACCCCCAgcctgttgccatggagacagGAGCCCCATCTTCGGGACTCAGCAACACCCCCCCAGCGAAGAAGCCGCAGCCGTACTCCGTATGCCGAG AGTGTGTGGCGCGGATACAGAAGTACCTCATCACCAAACTGGGAGAGGACTGGATCTTCCTGGTTTTGCTAGGCTTCACCATGGCTTTGGTCAGCTGGTCCATGGACTACGCCAGTGCCAGGAGTCTGCAAG TGTATAAGTGGATGTACCGGGAGCTGCGGGAGAACGTGCTGCTGCAGTTCCTGGCCTGGGTCACCTACCCCATGGTCCTCATCATCTTCTCCTCCCTCTTTTGCCATCTGGTCGCACCCCAGTCTGTCG GGTCCGGAATCCCAGAGATAAAGACCATCCTCCGAGGGGTGATCCTGAAGGAGTACTTGACCCTCAAGGCCTTTGTGGCCAAAGTGATTGGCCTGACTGCCAGCCTAGGGAGCGGCATGCCCCTGGGCAAGGAG gGTCCCTTTGTTCACATCGCCAGCATCTGCGCTGCCGTGCTCAGCCGGTTCATGTCACTCTTCTCGGGTGTGTATGAG AATCCTTATGCCTACACAGACATCCTCACAGTGGGCTGCGCTGTGGGGGTGGGCTGCTGCTTTGGAACACCCCTTGGAG GAGTGTTGTTCAGTATTGAGGTTACATCTACCTCTTTCGCTGTGAGGAATTACTGGAGGGGATATTTTGCTGCCACCTTCAGTGCCTTCATATTCCGAGTGCTGGCCGTGTGGAATAAAGATGCCG TTACCATCACCGCTCTCTTCCGCACCAATTTCCGGATGGAGTTTCCCTTCGACCTTCAGGAGCTGCCAGCGTTTGCCATTATTGG CATCTCTTGCGGATTTCTCGGTGCCTTTTTCGTTTTCCTGAATCGCCAAGTGGTGCTGGTGATGAGAAAACAGAATGCCCTGACCCGCTTCCTGACCAAACA CCGACTGCTTTACCCTGCCGTGGTGACCTTAGTTATCGCATCGCTGACCTTTCCCCCTGGATTTGGACAGTTCATGGCcggagag TTAATGCCGAGAGAAGCAATTAACTCCCTGTTTGATAATTACACCTGGACCAAAATCTGGGGCTCCCCTCTCCCGCCCGGCCTTGGCCGCTCGACGGCATGGCTGCACCCCCAAGTCAATGTCTTTTTCATCATCATTCTCTTCATTGTCATGAAG TTCTGGATGTCTGCTGTTGCCACGACGATGCCCATCCCATCAGGTTCCTTCATGCCGGTCTTCGTCTTGg GAGCAGCATTTGGTAGATTAGTGGGTGAGATCATGGCTACCCTCTTCCCCAACGGCATCCTCTTTGATGGCATGGTGTACCGTATCCTGCCAGGAGGATACGCAGTCATCG GGGCCGCTGCCATGTCAGGGGCTGTCACCCACACGGTGTCCACAGCAGTGATCTGCTTCGAGCTGACAGGTCAGATCTCTCACATCCTGCCCATGATGGTGGCTGTCATTTTGGCCAACATGGTGGCCCAAGGGTTGCAGCCCTCGCTGTACGACTCCATCATTCAGATCAAGAAGCTGCCTTACCTCCCAGAGCTGGGATTAGGGCACATCAG CAAGTACAACATCTTTGTGGAGGATATTATGGTGAAGAAAGTGAAGTTCGTTTCCTCAAGGTCCACATACAGAGAGCTTAAAAGCCTGCTGCAGTCCACATCACTGAAAACTCTCCCGCTGGTCGAATCAGAGG ATTCAATGATCCTTCTGGGCTCGGTTGAGACGGCAGACCTTCAGGTGATCTCTGATTGGTGGCTCTCAAATGAGCGCAGGCTCCTCTGCCAGGGCCGAGGACTGGCATCCAGGGTCAGCTGGGAATCATTCGCCTTCGTGGACGAGGAGGCAGGGGAAGAGACGAGAGACAGG AGCACCTCTGTGCAGGAGGAGCAAAACGGGCCCCTCCCACCTCCTAAACCCCAGGAGCCGCTAGCTAGCCACCCAGTTCCCA ACCAAGGCCCCCCGCGGGCTCTGAGGAACACCTTCCTGCATTTCTTCTTCCCGtgtgcagacagacacagcgATGCGCAG gcatACAGAACACCTTCTCTTGTGGATACAATGACGCCAGAAGAG ATCAAAGCCTGGGAGGAAGCGGAGCTGGACAAGCAAATAGACATCGAGCAGCTCCGTGTGGACCCCTCCCCTTTCCAGCTGGTGGAGAAGACCTCCCTGCACAAG ACTCACGCCCTGTTCTCCCTGCTGGGCATCAGTCACGCTTACATTACCAGCATTGGGAAGCTAGTTGGAGTCGTTGCCCTGAAGGAG CTCCAGAAGGCCATCGAGGGCTCCACCCGCAGTGGGGTGCGCCTACGCCCCCCGCTGGCCAGTTTCCGTGAAGCCAGTCGAAAGGCTAAGAAGCCAGCCCAGGCTCCCTCTGCCCCTTCCTCCCCGAAGGACGGCTGGAAAGAGGGTTCCAGGAGAGACCCCAATGATGGTACAGGTGCAGGAGGTGCGGGGGCGGGAGGGGGTACTTCTGGTGATGGGACACCGGTCGCTGAGAGGGGACCGGTAAGTCCCCAGACATCCCCCACATCCTCCTTGTCCATCGCTCTATCAGCTCTCCGACCTACCCTGAAGCGGAAGAGGGATGTGGAGAAACAAAGTGAGGAAGAGCAAATCTAG